One stretch of Cryptococcus neoformans var. neoformans B-3501A chromosome 5, whole genome shotgun sequence DNA includes these proteins:
- a CDS encoding hypothetical protein (Match to EST gb|CF190132.1|CF190132) has protein sequence MSQNKDIEASIPLSAMPRASDVEHDLTHGEHVEVNISDDGPPPNQQKKIVIPAIIIIPIWMACSISVILYNKYVFSGLNFEYPTFLTTWHLIFSTIATRVLQRTTTLVDGAKDIEMTRQQWMRTILPIGALFSGSLILSNYAYLTLSVSFIQMLKAFNPVAILLISFAFKIQEPSGRLIVIVLLISCGCFLAAYGEVQFELFGFLCQCAALAFEASRLVMIQILLHGMKMDPLVSLHYYAPVCAVINACIIPFTDGMAPIWNLHKVGILVLFTNAGIAFALNVAAVFLISVGSGLILTLAGVLKDILLISGSVLAFGSPITGMQVFGYSISLSGLILFKTTGGK, from the exons ATGAGCCAGAATAAGGATATCGAAGCATCCATACCACTCAGC GCGATGCCACGCGCGTCTGATGTTGAGCATGATCTTACACACGGCGAACATGTCGAGGTCAA CATTTCTGACGACGGACCGCCACCCAACCAAcaaaagaagattgtcATCCCTGCCATTATCA TCATCCCCATCTGGATGGCCTGCTCAATCAGTGTCATTTTATATAACA aATATGTCTTTTCTGGATTAAATTTCGAATACCCCACTTTCCTTACTACGTGgcatctcatcttctct ACAATCGCGACAAGGGTTTTGCAACGTACTACCACATTGGTTGATGGTGCCAAGGACATTGAGATGACC CGCCAACAATGGATGCGAACCATCCTCCCCATCGGTGCCCTCTTTTCCGGCTCGCTCATCCTGTCCAACTATGCCTACCTCACTCTGAGCGTCTCTTTTATCCAGATGCTCAAGGCTTTTAACCCTGTGGCTATCCTCTTGATTTCTTTTGCGTTCAAGATCCAGGAGCCGAGTGGGAGGTTGATTGTCATTGTTTTG CTTATTTCTTGCGGCTGTTTCCTCG CCGCCTATGGTGAAGTTCAGTTTGAGCTCTTTGGCTTCCTCTGCCAATGCGCTGCTCTCGCCTTCGAAGCTTCCCGTCTCGTCATGATCCAGATTCTTCTCCACGGTATGAAGATGGACCCGCTCGTTTCGCTGCATTACTACGCCCCTGTGTGTGCCGTGATTAACGCTTGTATTATCCCCTTTACGGACGGGATGGCACCGATTTGGAATCTGCACAAGGTCGGGATTTTGGTGTTGTTTACCAATGCGGGGATTGCTTTTGCTTTGAAC GTGGCAGCAGTAttcctcatctccgtcGGCTCAGgtctcatcctcactctTGCCGGTGTATTGAAAgatatcctcctcatctcaGGCTCGGTGCTGGCATTCGGATCGCCCATCACGGGAATGCAGGTGTTTGGGTATTCTATCAGTTTGAGCGGGTTGATCTTGTTCAAGACTACTGGGGGCAAGTAA
- a CDS encoding hypothetical protein (Match to ESTs gb|CF193708.1|CF193708, gb|CF191599.1|CF191599, gb|CF191008.1|CF191008; HMMPfam hit to TIM, Triosephosphate isomerase, score: 521.8, E(): 6.3e-154) produces the protein MARKFFVGGNFKMNGSLESVEKIVRSINDANLDGTNEVVIAPPALYLLKVQSELNAPTQVSAQNAFTESSGAFTGEIAPQQLKDANVHWVILGHSERRSLFGDTDKLVADKTKAAINAGLSVIACIGESLEERESDKTMTVVERQLEAIAAAIDVDAWKRIVIAYEPVWAIGTGKVATVSQAQEVHAAIRSWLSRRASPEIADSTRIIYGGSVNGKNCGELSAAKDIDGFLVGGASLKPEFIDICKSGKKA, from the exons ATGGCTCGAAAGTTCTTTGTCGG CGGCAACTTTAAGATGAACGGCTCTCTCGAGTCTGTCGAGAAGATTGTCCGATCCATCAACGACGCCAACCTCGACGGCACCAACGAAGTCGTCATCGCCCCCCCTGCCTTGTACCTTCTCAAAGTCCAGTCCGAGCTCAACGCGCCCACCCAAGTCTCTGCCCAGAACGCATTCACCGAGTCGTCTGGTGCCTTTACCGGTGAGATTGCGCCCCAGCAGTTGAAGGATGCGAATGTGCACTGGGTGATTTTGGGGCATTCCGAGAGGAGGAGTTTGTTTGGGGATACGGACAAGTTGGTCGCTGACAAG ACCAAGGCCGCCATCAACGCCGGCCTCTCCGTCATTGCCTGCATCGGCGAATCCCTCGAAGAACGCGAATCCGACAAGACCATGACCGTCGTTGAGCGTCAACTTGAGGCTATCGCTGCTGCTATTGACGTTGATGCTTGGAAACGGATCGTCATTGCTT ACGAACCCGTCTGGGCTATTGGTACCGGCAAAGTCGCCACCGTCTCCCAAGCGCAAGAAGTCCACGCTGCCATCCGCTCCTGGCTCTCTCGCCGCGCTTCCCCCGAGATTGCCGACTCGACCCGTATCATTTACGGCGGTTCCGTCAATGGCAAGAACTGTGGCGAATTGAGTGCGGCAAAGGATATTGATGGGTTCCTTGTCGGCGGAGCCAGTTTGAAACCCGAGTTTATCGATATCTGCAAGTCTGGCAAGAAGGCGTAA
- a CDS encoding hypothetical protein (HMMPfam hit to SAC3_GANP, SAC3/GANP family, score: 120.6, E(): 3.6e-33), with the protein MSAEPALASASKLAARAARFSNTLPGNRYKELEEARAKEVQQYHAQQRLVRDGKVELEDAVEMKGTCEKMCSDYEREFREWTREVHPFEATPDKRMDPAKAVAAYSRSDAGAGHGTAAILPSDLRTPQTLIRTLDYLFTSIMTLLPSSSSDLPPNSELAQRKALGYSAGFIRDRTRAIRKEFAMQSSWGHEEAIESFERIARWHILCLRELQEEEGTNNDMHIDSAELGRCFTSLRQHYNDRREESGLDMPCSHEPEFRAYMLVYDLTSKSISIPTSELPSSILSHPLVKIAWEIRRSAQRNFDSQKEGSKHNAELGMNNIRRFIKLLSSPKVPYLLACLVEIRLREMRRSALRAMTRAYPRLKTEPIRVNEKGEIVERRMVLIETLNKILGCLTPDSTPSAWDDVPLQSSAEFNADSESEAICRRFNIPLFPPDNESGEKRGALINLGTPFDDNKDAPYTRRWALVSAKRGGKAFVEVVNSGSPLTSEDTLSIAAPFKTTAQAPASVLAFGGPGALSAFDFKKPPSSTTTPSSARPIEGQTSMSAFSFGSGAGTGSVFGSISTPATTPNKPSSAAFNFGFSKPSFASASGSASIAPSAPAGAPGVTPAPAGTSLPSSMKATSTSGTPPLFSLPPSQPMKEKEKEKEVDANAKGIPDFFSSAAAPTAAPAPASVPTAGLSTSTPAPLFVPPAATGDSKAGIDVTNAKPKERGQKDKPSFSFVFGSTPTSTSSEPASAPIPLTSPLAIDEKSRKRAAGQEGKKEGGGGKPELFTFSVDHAASSGSGIREGVEDKPLFSFTATPGPSALGASTSAATSATAAPPLGVHLNTGASTVSPLTPVSASVAGPASTTTPHTPHTVARSRPHRDPSLLLSTSTPTSQLNLLSPSLSKSSPRISLDVYHAERLKRRQAIPSVCEELVVQVMEGILRDCLTPDLEVFVRQQLAERTYAARKAYRSETIRFWSEVLFRDHFLLGSTPGNGGGNRDGLVREIAKEAMLDEIRRRWRAREAGKWWKLWAKEKRERREGGERKRREWLGGLKEMGLGASMGSSTTVLGAKANGVGDVSMDVEVDSMDAGLDSLRLDIEIIQAERDKDNFFAPSTFLTSIARYVAPQLSAAFTSATISLSDSASSSGPESTALSPHQGHPAFITLLSTPSRGSSADKAVEGWLVSKFAPPNSSSQLDQVHDGDGETTPDGEKERGYMCGGVEFDLRVVNNGMVPKHSKDDGWIGLLVFEAPLKTTDAKKASENVANAQDRMGLLVKTLQDDGNRFAPGLIVLSWEDESMDNLAERLHIQSEIASFSNKSFVSLGVADDLDQQFAKALEGLGEVEVKEQGIVRLQDVAERVLFHWKQFVDVIGLLLSQRRTDAYLGWTCLKSGIELINSVPRLAREFTGARGLDNGNVLDAIALPEITFDAPLSNDKLVDQMAEYFENEIFVGIDELSLLIVRLSQAAQYGNALPIDAILQFLSFFVLGEFQHRHLFARTFFATETEMGRWQKDHLRQVISKFGELVEKKIQLVTSLAEPPPSSRALVELPPIKASSPTTISKVTDGTSSPIITPTGKKRPRGEKDERAMLDREKKGKKESKAAKAERLLRLMQKVEKTLDERDNIYLERRGNAEDVLLL; encoded by the exons ATGTCTGCAGAGCCTGCTCTCGCCTCTGCGTCAAAACTAGCAGCTCGAGCAGCCCGATTCTCCAACACCCTCCCAGGCAACCGTTAcaaagagcttgaagaagcacGAGCCAAGGAGGTACAACAGTACCATGCACAGCAGAGATTAgtgagggatgggaaggtgGAACTTGAAGACGCGGTGGAGATGAAAGGGACTTGTGAGAAGATGTGTAGTGATTATGAGAGAGAGTTTAGGGAGTGGACGAGAGAGGTGCATCCATTCGAGGCT ACTCCAGATAAGAGGATGGATCCCGCAAAAGCTGTTGCAGCCTACTCTCGTTCGGATGCGGGTGCAGGCCATGGTACCGCTGCCATCCTCCCTTCCGACCTTCGTACACCTCAGACCCTCATTCGTACACTCGACTATCTGTTCACATCCATCATGACTCTTttaccttcctcttcttccgacttaCCACCGAATAGTGAACTGGCGCAACGCAAGGCACTTGGATATAGCGCAGGTTTTATTCGAGATCGTACCAGAGCCATTCGGAAAGAGTTTGCGATGCAGAGCAGCTGGGGACATGAAGAAGCTATTGAGAGCTTTGAGAGGATAGCAAGGTGGCATATTCTCTGTTTGCGTGAACttcaggaagaggagggaacgAACAACGATATGCACATCGATTCTGCCGAACTCGGAAGAT GTTTTACAAGCTTAAGACAACACTATAACGACCGTCGTGAAGAATCAGGTCTCGACATGCCCTGCTCCCACGAACCGGAATTCAGAGCATATATGCTAGTTTACGACCTCACCTCGAAATCCATCTCAATTCCTACCTCCGAATTACCCTCCTCTATCCTGTCTCACCCTCTTGTCAAAATTGCATGGGAGATAAGACGAAGTGCACAGAGGAATTTTGACAgtcaaaaagaaggatCAAAGCATAATGCCGAGTTGGGAATGAACAACATCCGGCGCTTTATCAAactcctttcttctcccaaggTCCCCTACCTACTTGCATGCCTCGTGGAGATCCGTCTAAGGGAAATGAGAAGGTCAGCATTACGTGCGATGACCAGGGCGTATCCGAGATTGAAAACGGAGCCAATAAGGGTGaatgaaaaaggagaaatcgtggaaaggagaatggTGTTAATCGAAACCCTCAACAAGATATTAGGGTGTTTGACTCCAGATTCGACTCCTTCAGCATGGGATGACGTGCCACTCCAATCCTCTGCCGAGTTCAACGCAGACAGTGAGAGTGAAGCGATCTGCAGGCGATTTAATATCccactctttcctcctGACAATGAAAGCGGAGAAAAGAGGGGCGCCCTGATCAATCTGGGGACACCATTCGACGATAACAAGGACGCACCGTACACTAGACGATGGGCTTTGGTCAGTGCGAAACGGGGTGGGAAAGCGTTTGTAGAAGTTGTCAACAGTGGTAGTCCCCTTACAAGCGAGGACACACTGTCCATCGCTGCACCGTTCAAGACAACAGCGCAAGCACCAGCGTCCGTATTGGCGTTTGGAGGCCCTGGGGCATTGTCGGCGTTTGATTTCAAGAAACCCCCATCGTCGACTACGACCCCATCCTCTGCCAGACCTATTGAAGGGCAAACGAGCATGTCGGCTTTCAGTTTTGGCTCGGGAGCTGGGACCGGCTCTGTCTTTGGCTCGATATCGACCCCAGCGACTACGCCTAATAAACCATCTTCAGCGGCATTCAACTTTGGCTTTTCCAAACCATCTTTCGCTTCCGCTTCCGGCTCCGCTTCTATTGCCCCATCTGCTCCTGCCGGTGCTCCTGGTGTAACTCCGGCTCCAGCCGGGACATCACTGCCTTCGAGTATGAAGGCTACATCTACGTCGGGAACTCCACCCTTATTTTCATTGCCACCCTCTCAACCcatgaaagagaaggagaaggagaaagaggtggatgCAAATGCAAAGGGCATCCCtgatttcttctcttctgcagCTGCTCCTACTGCAGCTCCAGCTCCAGCTTCGGTGCCCACAGCCGGACTCTCTACTTCAACCCCTGCCCCTCTTTTTGTGCCGCCAGCAGCAACGGGAGACAGCAAAGCGGGCATTGATGTAACAAATGCAAAGCCCAAAGAAAGAGGACAGAAAGACAAACCGAGTTTCTCTTTCGTCTTTGGCTCTACACCTACATCTACTTCCTCAGAACCCGCGTCGGCGCCTATACCGCTTACATCTCCGTTAGCGATTGATGAGAAGAGTAGGAAGCGTGCGGCAGGTCAGGAAGgtaaaaaggaaggaggcggGGGGAAGCCAGAGCTTTTCACCTTTTCGGTGGATCATGCTGCGAGCTCTGGGAGTGGGATCAGAGAAGGTGTCGAGGATAAGCCGTTGTTCTCGTTTACAGCTACTCCAGGTCCGTCGGCATTGGGTGCATCTACATCTGCTGCAACCTCCGCAACTGCCGCGCCACCGCTCGGTGTCCACCTCAATACCGGTGCTTCCACTGTATCCCCGCTCACACCTGTATCTGCGTCTGTAGCAGGTCCTGCTTCGACCACTACTCCCCATACTCCTCACACAGTCGCACGATCACGCCCGCATAGGgatccttccctcctcctctcgaCATCCACACCGACCTCTCAATTaaaccttctttccccttctctctcgAAATCATCCCCCAGAATTAGTCTTGACGTTTATCACGCTGAAAGACTGAAGCGTAGGCAGGCTATCCCATCTGTATGTGAAGAGCTAGTGGTACAAGTTATGGAGGGGATATTGAGAGACTGTTTGACCCCTGATCTGGAAGTCTTTGTAAGACAGCAATTGGCTGAGCGGACGTATGCTGCGAGGAAAGCTTATCGATCAGAGACGATCAGGTTTTGGTCAGAGGTTTTGTTCCGAGATCATTTTTTGCTTGGTTCTACCCCCGGCAATGGCGGTGGGAATAGGGATGGGCTTGTAAGAGAGATTGCAAAGGAGGCGATGTTAGATGAAATCAGACGACGATGGAGGGCGAGGGAAGCAGGAAAATGGTGGAAGCTCtgggcaaaggagaagagagaaagaagggagggaggggagagaaagagaagggaatGGCTGGGAGggttgaaggaaatggGATTGGGTGCTTCCATGGGTTCTTCGACAACTGTCTTGGGTGCGAAAGCGAATGGAGTGGGAGATGTGAGCATGGATGTGGAGGTGGACTCTATGGATGCTGGGCTGGATAGTTTACGATTGGATATTGAGATCATTCAG GCGGAGAGGGATAAAGACAATTTCTTTGCTCCATCGACGTTTTTAACTTCTATCGCTCGATACGTTGCCCCTCAACTCTCCGCTGCTTTCACTTCCGCAACCATCTCCTTGTCTGATTCTGCATCCAGCTCTGGGCCGGAGTCAACGGCTCTCTCTCCGCATCAAGGACACCCGGCCTTCAtcactctcctctccacGCCTTCCCGTGGCTCATCTGCCGACAAAGCGGTAGAGGGATGGCTAGTGAGCAAGTTTGCACCTCCtaactcttcctctcagcTAGATCAAGTTCAtgatggggatggtgagACGACGCCAGacggggagaaggagcggGGGTATATGTGCGGTGGAGTGGAGTTTGATCTGAGGGTTGTTAATAATGGGATGGTGCCTAAGCATTCCAAAGACGATGGGTGGATAGGTTTACTTGTCTTTGAGGCACCCTTGAAAACGACTGACGCGAAGAAAGCCTCTGA AAATGTGGCCAACGCCCAAGATCGCATGGGGTTACTTGTGAAGACGCTTCAGGATGACGGAAATAGATTTGCGCCGGGCTTGATTGTTCTCAGCTGGGAGGATGAAAGCATGGATAATCTGGCCGAACGT TTACACATTCAATCCGAAATCGCCTCCTTTTCTAATAAATCCTTCGTTTCGCTGGGCGTTGCCGATGATCTCGACCAACAATTCGCCAAGGCATTGGAAGGATTgggggaggtggaggtgaaagaGCAAGGGATCGTGAGGCTGCAAGATGTGGCCGAGAGAGTTCTCTTTCATTGGAAACAGTTTGTCGACGTCATTGGACTATTGTTATCTCAGCGACGCACCG ATGCTTACCTGGGATGGACATGCCTCAAGTCAGGCATTGAGCTCATCAATTCCGTCCCTCGACTTGCAAGGGAATTCACGGGTGCAAGAGGTTTGGATAATGGGAATGTTCTTGACGCCATCGCCCTGCCAGAGATCACTTTCGACGCGCCGTTATC CAATGACAAACTGGTTGATCAAATGGCTGAATACTTTGAGAACGAGATTTTTGTGGGGATCGATGAGCTCTCTTTGTTGATTGTAAGGTTGTCACAGGCAGCGCAGTACGGCAACG CACTCCCTATCGACGCCATCTTGCAgtttctctccttctttgtccTCGGCGAGTTTCAACATCGCCACCTTTTTGCCCGCACGTTCTTTGCCACGGAGACTGAAATGGGCCGATGGCAAAAAGATCATTTGCGACAAGTCATCTCCAAGTTTGGAGAACTCGTTGAGAAAAAGATCCAACTCGTCACCTCTCTCGCCGAgcctcctccctcttctcgtGCTCTTGTAGAGCTTCCTCCCATTAAAGCATCCTCCCCCACAACCATTTCAAAAGTCACCGACGGCACCAGCAGCCCTATTATTACGCCTACGGGCAAGAAACGTCCTAGGGGTGAAAAGGACGAAAGGGCAATGTTGGacagagagaagaaggggaaaaaagagagTAAAGCCGCGAAAGCGGAGAGGctgttgaggttgatgCAGAAAGTTGAGAAAACGTTGGATGAGCGGGATAATATTTAtttggaaaggagagggaacgCAGAAGACGTTCTCTTGTTGTAA
- a CDS encoding hypothetical protein (Match to EST gb|CF188815.1|CF188815; HMMPfam hit to Glyoxal_oxid_N, Glyoxal oxidase N-terminus, score: 108.0, E(): 2.3e-29): MASLNMVTLLTLLPFLSLVVASPSPQDGATPGYTANKRGSSNAPTPLSFESVGDTGVSAQQMFLGNDKKVYVIDKAENNPITINGAYGTHPAWATEYDIETNEYRTLDVYSNTFCAGGNVLGNGTWVIFGGNQPVTTGGVASTDAAAYSDTDGGSAIRMINPCTDETCEYIQGETSYDKSQGTGGWLQMTGKRWYPTVETLEDGSLIVIGGDKNGGYVNTAAQDNPTYEFFPPRDGDPVNLQFLTDTLPVNLYPLVWLLPSGKLFMQAYRKTILYDYTTKVTTDLPDMPYATRVYPASAATVMLPLTPANNYTVTLLFCGGSNTTQWGDDGSAGYNVTAVPADGTCVRISPDTNNPQYEDDDYMFEGRSMGQFVILPDGTFWMGNGVAMGTAGYGNEQYSVGQSYGQDPLYMPALYNYSAPKGSRWNRTGLSASANERMYHSTAILLPDSSVLIAGSNPNADFTNDQWRSRTDSEKWYPWYYNEKRPTYSGMPTNLYYGGDSFNLTMSGTDEDTAKNTKVVLIRGGFNTHAMGFGQKMLELESSYTIDMNTGNTTIHVSQLPGNPGPTLFQPGPAMFFVVVKGVPSIGEFIMVGNGQLGDQNTTNNAVLPASTIVTIATTSASASATDSSSTATSVDSASSSSSSSSESGAAPALLSGMGMGSVIVVVLSALAVLA; the protein is encoded by the exons ATGGCTTCACTAAACATGGTAACCCTTCTTACACTCCTCCCATTCTTATCACTCGTTGTCGCCTCTCCCTCACCACAAGATGGAGCGACACCCGGATATACTGCCAACAAGCGAGGTTCATCAAACGCTCCGACACCGCTGAGTTTTGAAAGCGTTGGCGACACTGGTGTCAGTGCACAGCAA ATGTTCTTGGGTAATGACAAGAAGGTCTATGTCATTGACAAGGCAGAAAACAACCCTATCACCATTAACGGCGCGTACGGCACCCATCCCGCATGGGCCACCGAGTATGACATTGAGACGAACGAAT ACCGAACTCTCGATGTGTACTCAAATACTTTCTGTGCTGGTGGTAATGTTCTTGGTAATGGTACTTGGGTCATCTTCGGTGGTAACCAAC CCGTCACAACAGGTGGTGTCGCCTCTACCGATGCTGCTGCTTACAGCGATACCGATGGAGGAAGCGCCATCCGAATGATCAACCCTTGTACCGACGAAACATGCGAGTACATCCAAGGCGAAACCTCTTATGACAAGAGCCAGGGCACGGGCGGCTGGCTTCAAATGACTGGAAAGCGTTGGTACCCTACGGTCGAGACTCTCGAGGACGGAAGTTTGATCGTCATCGGTGGTGACAAGAATGGTGGTTATGTCAACACTGCCGCTCAAGATAACCCCACCTACGAATTTTTCCCTCCTCGTGACGGGGACCCCGTCAACCTGCAGTTCCTTACTGACACTCTTCCTGTCAATCTCTACCCCCTTGTTTGGTTGTTGCCTTCAGGTAAACTGTTCATGCAGGCGTATCGCAAGACCATCCTCTACGATTACACTACCAAGGTAACTACCGACTTGCCCGACATGCCTTATGCCACTCGAGTATATCCTGCTTCCGCCGCCACTGTCATGCTCCCTCTTACACCTGCCAACAACTACACCGttactcttctcttctgtgGTGGCTCGAACACTACTCAATGGGGTGATGATGGTAGCGCCGGTTACAACGTCACTGCTGTCCCCGCTGACGGTACATGTGTCAGGATCAGCCCCGACACCAACAACCCTCAGtacgaagatgatgattatATGTTTGAGGGTAGGAGTATGGGACAGTTTGTCATCTTGCCTGATGGAACCTTCTGGATGGGTAATGGTGTTGCTATGGGAACTGCTGGTTATGGCAACGAGCAGTACAGTGTTGGCC AATCTTACGGTCAGGACCCTCTCTACATGCCCGCCCTGTACAATTACTCTGCTCCCAAAGGCTCGCGATGGAACCGAACTGGTCTTTCTGCCTCTGCCAACGAACGAATGTATCACTCCAccgccatcctccttcccgACTCCTCCGTCCTCATCGCCGGTTCCAACCCCAACGCCGACTTCACCAACGATCAGTGGCGAAGTCGTACTGATTCTGAGAAGTGGTACCCTTGGTATTACAACGAAAAGCGTCCTACTTATAGCGGTATGCCTACCAACTTGTATTATGGTGGCGACTCTTTCAACCTTACCATGTCTGGCACCGACGAGGATACAGCGAAGAACACCAAAGTTGTCCTCATCCGAGGCGGTTTCAACACTCACGCTATGGGCTTTGGTCAGAAGATGCTCGAGTTGGAAAGCTCGTATACTATTGATATGAACACTGGCAACACGACTATTCACGTCTCTCAGTTGCCCGGTAACCCAGGCCccactctcttccaacctgGACCTGCCATGTTCTTCGTTGTTGTTAAGGGTGTTCCTTCTATCGGCGAG TTCATCATGGTCGGCAACGGTCAACTCGGTGACCAGAACACGACGAACAACGCCGTCCTCCCAGCTAGCACCATCGTCACCATCGCCACCACTTCTGCCTCTGCGTCTGCGACCGACTCGAGCTCTACAGCGACCTCTGTCGATtctgcttcctcctcctcttcgtcatcaaGCGAATCTGGTGCAGCACCTGCGCTGTTGAGtgggatgggaatgggaagtGTGATTGTAGTCGTGCTTTCAGCACTGGCTGTTCTCGCGTAA